Proteins co-encoded in one Brassica rapa cultivar Chiifu-401-42 chromosome A02, CAAS_Brap_v3.01, whole genome shotgun sequence genomic window:
- the LOC103852538 gene encoding basic leucine zipper 8 produces the protein MDGFVYNLPGANPNQHFFNNQVPLVNLSATSDESNRSAEDDEKKRRRKVSNRESARRSRMRKRRHLNELWSMLVHLINENKCLVDELSRANEGYEDVVEENKKLREENSKLRKMIGEIGF, from the coding sequence ATGGATGGTTTTGTCTATAACCTTCCGGGCGCAAACCCTAATCAACATTTCTTTAATAACCAAGTTCCACTTGTAAACTTGTCTGCCACGTCAGATGAGTCTAACCGGAGTGCAGAGGATGATGAGAAGAAACGGAGGAGGAAGGTTTCGAACCGGGAATCAGCTCGGAGATCGCGTATGCGGAAAAGGCGACACCTGAACGAGTTGTGGTCCATGCTTGTTCATCTCATCAACGAGAACAAATGCCTGGTCGATGAGCTAAGCCGAGCCAATGAGGGCTACGAGGATGTTGTTGAAGAGAACAAGAAACTTCGGGAAGAAAATTCCAAGTTGAGAAAGATGATTGGTGAGATAGGTTTCTAA